ACGGCGGTAAAGCCGGGGGAGGAGATCTCCCTCGCCTCCCCGTCCCGCCCCTTCGTCTCCCGCGGAGGGGAAAAGCTCGACGGGGCGCTCGACGACTTCGGGATCGACGTCGCCGGGTGTGTCGCCCTCGACGTCGGCGCCTCTACGGGCGGGTTCACGGATTGCCTGCTGCGCCGGGGGGCGCTCCGCGTGTACGCGGTCGACGTGGGGGAGCGGCTGCTCGACGACCGGCTCCGAAGCGATCCCCGGGTGGTATCCAAAGAAGGAGTAAACTTTCGCCATTCCCCTGCCGATCTTTTACCGGAGGGGGTGGCCGTGGCCGTCGTCGACGTATCCTTCATCTCCCTGCGCCACATTCTCCCCGCCCTTTCGCGATTTCTCCTGCCCGGCGCGCAGGTGCTTCCCCTGGTGAAGCCGCAGTTCGAGGCGGGGAAGGGAAAGGTCGGAAAGGGAGGGGTGGTCCGGGACGATGCGCTGCGGCGGGAGACGGTGAGGGGAGTGGCGGAGTTCGCCGCCGCCCTCGGGTACGACGTCCTCGGGGATGCGGAAAGCCGGATCCCCGGCCCCAAGGGAAACCGGGAAGTGTTCCTGTGGCTTTCCTGGAAGGGAGCTGGAAGGGAGCCGGAAAGGACGCCTTGACTTCGACGGATAGGGAAGGTAATAAATGACATTAAATTTCACGCCTTTTCGGGCGGGGAAACGAGGTGGGACGATGAGGCGGCCTTCGGGATCTTTCTGGGCGGTCACGGTTCTCGGCATTCTGCTCCTCCTTCCCGCCGGAGCGTTCGCGCAATCGGAGGCCGCGCCCGCGCAGGAAGCGATCCCCCCCAACGGGATCGTCCACACGGTCGTGGAAGGGGACACCCTGTGGGACCTCTCCGCGAAGTACCTGGGAACCCCCTGGAAATGGACGGAGATCTGGGAACGGAACCGGTTCCTCTCCAATCCGCATTACATCTACCCTGGAATCCGGATCGTGATCGTGCCGTCCGGACCCAGGGAGGCGGCGCTCCTGGTGGAACCGCCGCCGGCGGCCCCGCCGGCGCCTGCGGAACCGCCGTCCGCGCCCGCTCCGACTCCTGCTCCCGAGCCCGCGCCTGCACCCGTGGCAGTCGAGAAATTTCTCGATATCCAGCCCGAAACGTTCGTCGGCGCCGGCGAATTCCTTCGGGAGAAGCCCCGGGGCATCGGCAGGATCCTCGGAGGCAGGGAACCCAAGATGGGATTCGCCCAGAACGATACGATCTATCTTTCGATGGACAAGGAAGTTTCCAAGGGGCAGCTCCTGGGCGTGTACCGCATCCGCGGGCCGATCGGCGTCTCGGGCCGGAACGTGAGGTCCGGATACGTGAAATACCTGATCGGAATCCTCCAGGTGGGTCCGGTCGAGGACGGAAGATTGACCGCAAGGGTCCGGAAATCGTTCGAGGACCTCACCCGCGAGGACATGGTATCGGATGAGATTCCCTCTTTTGCCCGGGTGAAGATCGTCCCCGGGGACGAAGGGCTTCAGACCACCATCCTTACCGGTCGCCTGCTGAACGAGGAGATGGCGACGGGCGATTTCGTGTTCTTTGACGGCGGCGCCGATTCCGGGATGGCGGTCGGGAACGTGTTCCGGGTCCTCGCCCCGACGGGCATCGCCACCGGCACCCCGATGGCCGGCAGGGGCGACGTGAAATCCGAGGTGGCCAGGGCCGTGGTGATCCGGGTCGGAGGGGAGTTCTCCACGGCGTACGTGGTCGACAGCACCCAGTCGTTCATGGCGGGAGTCCTGGCGACGCGGGGGATCCCGGCACAGTAGACTTTCGCCGGTATCGCCCTTTCGAGCGGCACGGTATTTGATTCCATGTGGGGGAACCCGGAAAGGGGTTCCCCCATGGATTTTTTGGATCCGTCCTCCCTCACCTTCGACACACTGCTTCGGCTCTCCCTGATCGAGGGGTTCACGGTGGCGCAGCTGCGCCGGCTTCCGGCGGCGCTGGCCCATCCCTCCCTTTTTCCGGGGTTCCACTCCTCCATGCGAGGCTCCCCGATCGCCCGCGCCGAGGCCGTCCTGTCTTCCCCCGCCGCGGGGAAGGAAGCGGACGATGTGCGGGAATCCTGTGCCCGGGCGGGTATTTCCATCCTGTCCTGGCTGTCGGCCGAGTACCCCGCCGCGCTGCGGGAGATCCCCGACGCCCCACTGATCCTGTACCGGGCAGGCGCTCCTTGGGAGGATGCTGCAGGGATCGCCGTGGTCGGCAGCCGGGCGCCGACCGGGCCGGGAAGGGAGTTCGCGCGCATCCTGGCGGGCGACCTCGCCGCCGCGGGGTTCGTCGTGGTCAGCGGCATGGCCCGGGGGATCGACGGCGCGGCCCACCGGGGCGCGCTCCAGGCCGGAGCCGCGACCGTCGCGGTGCTCGGGTGCGGTCCGGACGTGGCGTATCCGCCGGAGCACGCCGGTCTCAGGGAGGAGATCGCGGCCGGGGGGGCGGTGTATTCGGAATATCCCCCGGGAACGCCACCGCTGCCCCGCCGGTTCCCCGCGCGCAACCGCATCGTGAGCGGCTTGTGCCGTGCCGTGGTCGTCGCGGAGGCACCGGAGCGGAGCGGGGCGCTCATCACCGCCCGGCTTGCGCTCGAGCAGGGGAGGGAAGTGCTGGCCGTTCCGGGAAATCCGTGGTATCCCCAGACGGCGGGGAGCAACAGGCTGTTGAAGGACGGCGCCGTCCCGGCGTGCTCGGCAGCCGACGTGACCGAAGCGCTGGGGATCACGCCGCCGAGAGGGAAAGGGGACCTTCCCGCACGGATCCTCGAATTCCTTTCCCGCGAGCGGCACGTGGGGGAGATCGCGGGAGCGCTGTCGCTCGATGCGCCGAAGCTCCTTTCCGTCCTGATGGAAATGGAACTGGCGAATCTGGTTGTAAAACGGGCCGGGGACTATTATAAGAGGAAGTCTTGAGCCCCGGGACGGGCCCGGCGGAGGGGAAATGTCCAAGTCGCTTGTCGTCGTCGAATCGCCCGCGAAGGCGAAAACGATACAGAAGATCCTGGGGAGGGGATTCCAGGTCCTGTCGTCCATGGGGCACGTGAAGGATCTCCCGAAAAGCCGTTTGGGAGTGGACGTCGAGAACGGATTCGCCCCTTCCTACGTCGTGATCAAGGAGCGGAAGAAGGTGCTGGGGGACATCCTCGAATCCGCCCGGTCGGCGGACACGGTATACCTCGCACCCGACCCGGACCGGGAAGGGGAGGCGATCGCATGGCACATCGCTGACGCCATCCGGGAAGCCGGGGAGAAACCCGCCAGGAAAGGGAAAGCGGCCGCCGCCGGACCCGCGAAGGGGAAGAAGAAGGCCGTCAAGGACACGGGAAAGGCTCCCGGCCCCGAGATTCGTCGGGTGCTCTTCCACGAGATCACGAAGAAGGGGATCGCGCACGGGATGGCCAATCCCATGCCGCTCGACCCGAACAGGTTCGACGCGCAGCAGGCGCGGAGGATCCTCGATCGGCTCGTCGGCTACACCCTCTCTCCGCTCCTCTGGAAGAAGGTCCGCCGGGGGCTTTCCGCGGGAAGGGTGCAGTCGGCCGCGGTGAAGATCGTCTGCGAGCGGGAGAAGGAGATCGGCGCGTTCGTTCCCGAGGAATACTGGTCGCTGACGGCGCGCTTCGCCGCGGGCAGCCCGCCGCCGTTCCCGGCCCGGCTTGCGGAGGCGGGAGGGAAGAAGGTCCGGCCCCGCAACGGGGAAGAGGCCGAGGCGCTTCGCGCCGCCGTGAAGGACGGCCCGTTCGTCGTGCGCGAGGTCCGGAAGCGGCCTCGCCGGCGACTCGCGCCGCCGCCGTTCACCACCTCCAAGCTCCAGCAGGAGGCCTCGAAGACGCTGCGGATGCAGGCGTACCGGACGATGATGGTCGCCCAGACCCTTTACGAGGGGATCGAGATCCCCGGCGCGGGGCTGGTGGGGCTCATCACCTACATGCGGACCGACTCGGTCCGCGTGGCGGACGAGGCGATGGACGCGGTCCGCGCACACATCCGCCGGGAGTATGGGGACGCGTACCTTCCGGAATCGCCCAACATGTTCAAGAACCGGAAAACCGCGCAGGATGCTCACGAGGCTATCCGGCCGACGTCGCTCGAATACCCGCCGTCCTCCTTGAAGGAGATCCTCAGCCGCGACCAGTTCCGCCTGTACGAGCTC
The sequence above is a segment of the Thermodesulfobacteriota bacterium genome. Coding sequences within it:
- a CDS encoding TlyA family RNA methyltransferase; its protein translation is TAVKPGEEISLASPSRPFVSRGGEKLDGALDDFGIDVAGCVALDVGASTGGFTDCLLRRGALRVYAVDVGERLLDDRLRSDPRVVSKEGVNFRHSPADLLPEGVAVAVVDVSFISLRHILPALSRFLLPGAQVLPLVKPQFEAGKGKVGKGGVVRDDALRRETVRGVAEFAAALGYDVLGDAESRIPGPKGNREVFLWLSWKGAGREPERTP
- a CDS encoding LysM domain-containing protein; protein product: MRRPSGSFWAVTVLGILLLLPAGAFAQSEAAPAQEAIPPNGIVHTVVEGDTLWDLSAKYLGTPWKWTEIWERNRFLSNPHYIYPGIRIVIVPSGPREAALLVEPPPAAPPAPAEPPSAPAPTPAPEPAPAPVAVEKFLDIQPETFVGAGEFLREKPRGIGRILGGREPKMGFAQNDTIYLSMDKEVSKGQLLGVYRIRGPIGVSGRNVRSGYVKYLIGILQVGPVEDGRLTARVRKSFEDLTREDMVSDEIPSFARVKIVPGDEGLQTTILTGRLLNEEMATGDFVFFDGGADSGMAVGNVFRVLAPTGIATGTPMAGRGDVKSEVARAVVIRVGGEFSTAYVVDSTQSFMAGVLATRGIPAQ
- the dprA gene encoding DNA-processing protein DprA, whose amino-acid sequence is MDFLDPSSLTFDTLLRLSLIEGFTVAQLRRLPAALAHPSLFPGFHSSMRGSPIARAEAVLSSPAAGKEADDVRESCARAGISILSWLSAEYPAALREIPDAPLILYRAGAPWEDAAGIAVVGSRAPTGPGREFARILAGDLAAAGFVVVSGMARGIDGAAHRGALQAGAATVAVLGCGPDVAYPPEHAGLREEIAAGGAVYSEYPPGTPPLPRRFPARNRIVSGLCRAVVVAEAPERSGALITARLALEQGREVLAVPGNPWYPQTAGSNRLLKDGAVPACSAADVTEALGITPPRGKGDLPARILEFLSRERHVGEIAGALSLDAPKLLSVLMEMELANLVVKRAGDYYKRKS
- the topA gene encoding type I DNA topoisomerase; the encoded protein is MSKSLVVVESPAKAKTIQKILGRGFQVLSSMGHVKDLPKSRLGVDVENGFAPSYVVIKERKKVLGDILESARSADTVYLAPDPDREGEAIAWHIADAIREAGEKPARKGKAAAAGPAKGKKKAVKDTGKAPGPEIRRVLFHEITKKGIAHGMANPMPLDPNRFDAQQARRILDRLVGYTLSPLLWKKVRRGLSAGRVQSAAVKIVCEREKEIGAFVPEEYWSLTARFAAGSPPPFPARLAEAGGKKVRPRNGEEAEALRAAVKDGPFVVREVRKRPRRRLAPPPFTTSKLQQEASKTLRMQAYRTMMVAQTLYEGIEIPGAGLVGLITYMRTDSVRVADEAMDAVRAHIRREYGDAYLPESPNMFKNRKTAQDAHEAIRPTSLEYPPSSLKEILSRDQFRLYELVWNRFVASQMAAAEFEQTTVDILCDPAGAPEGGYLFRATGSVPKFPGFLKAYHGDAEEARGEGAEEENGSKQEQPPAEGEKPEETVLPPLSEGETLALLELAGNQHFTQPPPRFSESALIKELEERGIGRPSTYASIVKTIRDRGYVRTAEGKFLPTELGTIVNGLLEESFPRVMDVAFTARMEEELDQIEDGERTLPQAMDDFYQPFSEELERAKIDMPDVKGELIATGIPCSACGGEMVIRFGRAGRFLACRNYPSCRNTADFRETEDGKVEILPPEDAGVACDKCGKPMIVRNWRGSRYIACSGYPECRNSKPYPVGISCPECREGDVVERSSRFGKIFYSCSRYPDCKFASWGKPVAATCPACGFPAMTERVRKDGSTHLACLRKGCKGK